The genomic region GAGCAGCTCGGTGAAGTGCTGCGGCACTTGCATCACCTGGAAGGCGGGCAGGGTGAAGTCATGCAAGTCGCGGCGGCGCACTCCCTGGCGCTGGGCTTCTTCCCGCGCTGGATCGCGCAATTGCGCAACGAAGGGCTGAACATCGCCACGCGGTTGGTCGCCACCAACGTGGGCGACGCCGTGCATGCCTTGCGGGAAGGCGGCTGCGATTTGATGCTGGCGTTCTACGACCCGGATGCGGCCATGCAGATGGACCCGGAAATCTTCCCGTCGCTGCACCTGGGCAACACCGAGATGCTGCCGGTGTGCGCCGCGGATGCCGATGGCAAGCCGCTGTTCGACCTGGAAGGCGAGGGCAGTGTGCCGCTTTTGGCCTACAGCGCCGGCGCCTTCCTGGGGCGTTCGGTTAACCTGCTGCTGCGCCAGCGGGCGCTGCGCTTCACCACGATTTACGAAACCGCCATGGCCGACAGCCTGAAAAGCATGGCCCTTGAAGGCTTGGGCATCGCCTGGGTGCCGCAGTTGAGCGTGCGCGCCGAGCTGGCCCGGGGCGAACTGGTGGTGTGCGGCGGCCCGCAATGGCATGTGCCGCTGGAGATCCGGCTGTATCGCTGCGCGTTGGTGCGCAAGGCGAATGTGCGGTTGTTGTGGCGCAAGCTGGAAGGTGGTGCGGCGCAGTCCCCGGCGGCTGAGCGCGGTTAAATGTGGGAGCTGGCTTGCCTGCGATAGCGGTGTATCAGCTGACATTTCAGGCACTGACCCTCCGCCATCGCAGGCAAGCCAGCTCCCGCAGTATTTTGTGGTGTTTTCGCTGACCTGGAAGTCAATAAAACCGCCTGTTTGAGGTGTAAGACAGATGGTCATGCCAGGGGCTGTTTATCTGCGTTATTACGGTATACTGCGCGGCCTTCGGCCGGTCCAACCGGCCTTAATTCGTACAACAAGCCACGCTGGATTTCCCGCGTGGCTTGTTGTTTTTTGACGCGCCTGCGGGCGCCCAGAGAGAAGAGGCACGACGATGAGTGCATTGGTTGGCGTGATCATGGGCTCCAAGTCCGATTGGTCCACCCTTAGCCACACCGCCGATATGCTGGAAAAACTCGGCATTCCCTACGAAGTGAAGGTGGTTTCCGCCCACCGCACTCCGGATTTGCTGTTCCAGTATGCCGATGAAGCAGAATCCCGTGGCATCGAGGTGATTATCGCCGGTGCCGGCGGTGCAGCTCACCTGCCAGGCATGTGTGCGGCCAAGACTCACCTGCCAGTACTGGGCGTTCCGGTGCAGTCGTCGATGCTCTCGGGCGTGGATTCGCTGTTGTCCATCGTGCAGATGCCCGCCGGTATTCCGGTGGCCACCCTGGCGATCGGCAAGGCCGGTGCGATCAACGCAGCCTTGCTGTCCGCCAGCATCCTCGGCGCCAAGCACCCGCAGTTCCACGCGGTGCTGAAAAAATTCCGTGCTGAACAAACAGACAGCGTCCTGGACAATCCAGACCCACGCATTGCCTGAGGTTGTTGACGATGAAAATCGGTGTAATCGGTGGCGGCCAACTGGGCCGTATGCTGGCCCTGGCGGGTACGCCGCTGGGGATGAACTTCGCTTTCCTGGACCCGGCGCCGGACGCCTGTGCGGCTGCGTTGGGTGAACATCTGCGGGCTGATTACAGCGACCCGGATCACCTGCGCCAACTGGCGGATGAAGTCGACCTGGTGACCTTCGAGTTCGAAAGTGTCCCGGCTGAAACCGTGGCCTTCCTGTCGCAGTTCGTGCCGGTGTATCCGAGCGCCGAAGCCTTGCGCATCGCTCGTGACCGCTGGTTCGAGAAGAGCATGTTCAAGGATCTGGGCATCCCGACGCCGGCCTTCGCCGACATCCAGTCCCAGGCCGACCTGGACGCTGCAGTCGCCTCCATCGGCTTGCCGGCTGTGCTGAAGACCCGCACCCTGGGTTATGACGGTAAGGGCCAGAAAGTCCTGCGCACCGCCGCCGATGTGGTCGGTACCTTCGCCGAATTGGGCAGCGTCGCCTGCCTGCTGGAAGGCTTCGTGCCGTTCACCGGTGAAGTCTCGCTGATTGCCGTGCGCGCACGGGATGGTGAAACCCGCTTCTATCCGCTGGTACACAACACCCACGACAGCGGCATCCTCAAGCTGTCCGTGGCCAGCACCGACCACCCGCTGCAAGCCCTGGCCGAAGATTATTCGAGCCGTGTGCTCAAGCAACTGGATTACGTCGGCGTGATGGCGTTCGAGTTCTTTGAAGTCGACGGTGGCCTCAAGGCCAACGAAATCGCCCCGCGCGTGCACAACTCCGGGCACTGGACCACCGAAGGCGCCGAGTGCAGCCAGTTCGAAAACCACCTGCGGGCGGTGGCGGGCTTGCCGTTAGGCTCGACGGCCAAGGTCGGTGAGAGCGCCATGCTCAACTTCATCGGCGTGGTGCCGCCGGTTGATCGCGTGATCGCGATTGATGACTGCCATCTGCATCACTACGGCAAGGCGTTCAAGGCCGGGCGCAAGGTCGGCCACGCCAACCTGCGCTGCAAGGACCGCGCGACGCTGCAGGCGCAGATACTCAAGGTCGAAGCGCTGATCGCCGAGCAATAACCCAAGGCCGGGCGGGAACCATTGGTACCCGCCACCCTCTGATTGCAGGAAGCCAAAGTCTGACTAGGCTTTGACTTAGCTCACTTCAATCAGAGGGAAATGCCATGGGTATCATTGGAACCATCTTTATCGGTTTGATCGTCGGCCTGCTGGCGCGTTTCCTGAAACCAGGCGACGACAGCATGGGCTGGATCATGACCATCCTGCTGGGTATCGCCGGTTCGCTGGTTGCGACCTATGGTGGCCAGGCACTGGGCATCTATCAGGCGGGCCAAGGCGCAGGCTTCATTGGTGCGCTGGTGGGTGCCGTGGTGTTGCTGGTGATCTACGGTTTGCTGAAAAAGAAGTAATTTAGCGACCAAGCCCTCTGCGCTGCGCAGGCGCAGAGGGCTAGAATGCCGGCACTGTAATCCTTGCCGAGCCTCTCCATGCGCCGTCTTCTTTTGACTCTCCTATTGCTGGGCTCTGGCCTGGTGCACGCTGGCGAACTGCCGGAAACCGACTGGCTGGAACTGATGCCCAAGTCGGACCAGAAAGCCCTCGAAGAAATGCCGGAAATCGATCACAACTCCCCGGAAGCCCAAGGCACCTTCACCGCAAAGGGTGGCCTGAAGCAAAGCAAGGGGTTGCCGGCGGTGATGTATTCCACCAAGACCGTGGCTGCCATGAACGGCAAGAACATCCGCATCGGCGGCTACCCCGTGCCGCTTGAAACCGACGCGAAGGGCCGCAGTACGCTGTTCTTCCTGGTGCCTTACCCGGGCGCCTGCATCCACGTGCCGCCACCGCCGCCCAACCAGTTGGTGCTGGTGCGTTATCCCAAGGGTTTGAAGCTGGATGACATCTACACGCCGCTGTGGGTGACGGGCACGCTGAAGGTGGAGAAGGTCAACAATGACCTGGCCGATGCGGCGTATGCGCTGGATGCGGGGAAAGTGCGGGCGGTCAAAGAGTCGGATCTCTGATCTGACGCAGAACCTAATGTGGGAGCGGGCTTGCTCGCGAAAGTGGTGTGTCAGTCAGCACATGTATTGACTGACACGGCGCATTCGCGAGCAAGCCCGCTCCCACATTTTTGATTGGGTTTACAGGGCAATACCGGCGATGCTCACGCCCAGGGTATGGCTCTCACCCGGCGCCAGTGTCACTGCATCATCCAGCACGTTCGCGGTCTCGATGCACAGCATCCCCTGCCAGCCGTCGTCGGCCATGTCGCTGAAAGCCTTGGCGCGTTCGGTCCACGGGTTCCAGATCACCGTCGAGCGCGAGCCTGTGCTGGTGAGTTGGACGCGGCGCTGCCAGTCTTTATCGATAATGTTCAGTTGAGCCGGCGTGTCGAGGTAGATGCGGTCGGTCTCGGCGGTGAAGTGCAGCAGCCCGGATTGCTGCTTGTGGGTCCAACCGTCGGCGGTGTCGATATAGGTTCGCCCGTCCAGGCCGTCGACCTGCACGTTGCGTACATCGCTGACGGCAAAGTAGCTGTGCAGTGCCTGGCTGAGGCTGACGGTCTCGGTACCACGGTTATGGCTGGTCAGGCGGATGTGCAGTTGATCATCCAGCAGGATGCTCATCTTCAGGTCAACTAGATGCGGCCAGCCCGGGAAGCCGCCTTCAGGCACCGGCAGTTCCAGTTCAACCCGCAACGCCGTGCCTTCAGCTTCCACGCCAGCCAGCATCCAGTCCGCGGTCCGTACGAAACCATGCGCCCCAGCCGGCTCGTCACCCTGGTACATCGCCTTGACGCTTTGCGGGTTGCGGTCGAACACGCCAAACCATGGCCAGCACACCGGCACGCCGGTACGAATGCCTTTGCCTTTCTTGTACACCACCTGATCGTTGGGCCAGATGATTGGCTTCTCGCCAGCGCGCTGGTAGCTGACGATATGCGCGCCTTGCTGGGCCACCACCAATTCGGCGCCGTTATGGCGGATGCGCCACGCGTTCAGCTCATCCAGTTTTACGGTTTCAACGTTGGGCGTAGACATAGGCGCGCGCTCTCAATGGCAGACAATGGGGCAATGGACCGTCAAAACGTCGCGATGTTTAACGCGCCCGTGACGGAACCGACCGGGTGCGACCGCTGCCATCAATGGCAACAAACACAAACACCGCCTCGGTGACTTTGCGCCATTCGCTGGACAGCGGGTCGTCGCTCCACACTTCGACCATCATCTGGATCGAGCTGCGGCCGATTTCCAGGGCCTGGGTATAGAAGGACAACTGCGCGCCGACGGCCACTGGCACCAGGAATGCCATGCGATCAATCGCCACGGTCGCGACGCGGCCACCGGCAACCTTGCTCGCCATGGCCGTGCCGGCCAAGTCCATCTGCGCGACCAGCCAGCCGCCGAAGATGTCGCCGAAACCGTTGGTTTCACGCGGGAGTGCGGTAATTTGCAGGGCGAGATCGCCTTGCGGGATAGGATCTTCTTGTTCGAGTTCGATCATGCCGGTGCCTCTGACCCGTGACGCTTTATGGGTATTTCAAGTGGATAGCCGTCTCTGGAAAAACGTTTCAGCACCAACATACACCGCTCGATGCGTTTCTCGTAAGGCGTACTAAAGGGAAACTCTGCCAAATCGGCTGGAGGGACACCAACGGCGTTTTGGCACAGCAGCCCCTCAAGGATGCGGGTCTGGCGCTTGCAATGGGCGAGTATATCGAGCCGTCGGCGCCACGACGACCTCCCGGCGCTCATTTGGTCGGTAAATAGAGGCTGTATCGCGGCTTTTTCCGGCAACTGTGCTCCTGCTCATGCTAATTGCGCTTCTGCTACGGGAATATTTCGCTTATCTGAACTGTTAACGGCCCAACGCTGTGCTTTTTCAAGCGATTTGCTATCTTGCCAAGCCTGCCGCAAGTCCCGGGCTTGCCGTCCTGACTACTATAAGAGAAGCCTTGCCATGTCCTCCGTGCCCGCAAGCAGTGCGCAACCCTCGCGCCCGCTGACCCGCAACGACTACAAAACCCTGTCGCTGTCTGCCTTGGGCGGGGCGCTGGAATTCTACGACTTCATCATTTTCGTGTTTTTCGCCACAGTGGTCGGGAAACTGTTTTTCCCTGCCGAGATGCCCGAATGGCTGCGCATGATGCAGACCTTCGGCATCTTCGCCGCCGGCTACCTGGCGCGCCCGCTGGGCGGGATCATCATGGCGCACTTCGGCGACCTGCTGGGGCGCAAGAAGATGTTCACCCTGAGCATCTTCATGATGGCCGTGCCGACCCTGATCATGGGCCTGCTGCCGACCTACGCGCAGATCGGCCTGTGGGCGCCGATCCTGTTGCTGCTGATGCGCGTGATCCAGGGCGCGGCGATTGGCGGTGAAGTGCCAGGCGCGTGGGTGTTTGTTTCCGAACATGTGCCACCCCGTCACATCGGTTATGCCTGTGGCACCCTGACCAGCGGCCTGACGGCGGGCATTCTGTTGGGTTCGCTGGTGGCCACTGCCATCAACACCCTTTATAGCCCGGAGCAGGTGTCGGATTACGCCTGGCGGATTCCGTTCCTGCTGGGTGGTGTGTTCGGCCTGTTGTCGGTGTACCTGCGTCGCTGGCTGCACGAAACGCCGATCTTCGCCGAGATGCAGCAGCGCAAGACCCTGGCGGCCGAGCTGCCATTGCGCGCCGTGTTGCGTGACCACCGTGGGGCCATCGTGTTGTCGATGCTGCTGACCTGGTTACTCTCGGCCGGTGTGGTCGTCGTTATCCTGATGACGCCGACCGTGCTG from Pseudomonas yamanorum harbors:
- a CDS encoding LysR substrate-binding domain-containing protein, translating into MNLESKWLEDFSALAATRSFSQAAERRFVTQPAFSRRIRSLEAALGLTLVNRSRTPVELTAAGQLFLVTARTVVEQLGEVLRHLHHLEGGQGEVMQVAAAHSLALGFFPRWIAQLRNEGLNIATRLVATNVGDAVHALREGGCDLMLAFYDPDAAMQMDPEIFPSLHLGNTEMLPVCAADADGKPLFDLEGEGSVPLLAYSAGAFLGRSVNLLLRQRALRFTTIYETAMADSLKSMALEGLGIAWVPQLSVRAELARGELVVCGGPQWHVPLEIRLYRCALVRKANVRLLWRKLEGGAAQSPAAERG
- the purE gene encoding 5-(carboxyamino)imidazole ribonucleotide mutase, with protein sequence MSALVGVIMGSKSDWSTLSHTADMLEKLGIPYEVKVVSAHRTPDLLFQYADEAESRGIEVIIAGAGGAAHLPGMCAAKTHLPVLGVPVQSSMLSGVDSLLSIVQMPAGIPVATLAIGKAGAINAALLSASILGAKHPQFHAVLKKFRAEQTDSVLDNPDPRIA
- a CDS encoding 5-(carboxyamino)imidazole ribonucleotide synthase — protein: MKIGVIGGGQLGRMLALAGTPLGMNFAFLDPAPDACAAALGEHLRADYSDPDHLRQLADEVDLVTFEFESVPAETVAFLSQFVPVYPSAEALRIARDRWFEKSMFKDLGIPTPAFADIQSQADLDAAVASIGLPAVLKTRTLGYDGKGQKVLRTAADVVGTFAELGSVACLLEGFVPFTGEVSLIAVRARDGETRFYPLVHNTHDSGILKLSVASTDHPLQALAEDYSSRVLKQLDYVGVMAFEFFEVDGGLKANEIAPRVHNSGHWTTEGAECSQFENHLRAVAGLPLGSTAKVGESAMLNFIGVVPPVDRVIAIDDCHLHHYGKAFKAGRKVGHANLRCKDRATLQAQILKVEALIAEQ
- a CDS encoding GlsB/YeaQ/YmgE family stress response membrane protein, with amino-acid sequence MGIIGTIFIGLIVGLLARFLKPGDDSMGWIMTILLGIAGSLVATYGGQALGIYQAGQGAGFIGALVGAVVLLVIYGLLKKK
- a CDS encoding DUF3299 domain-containing protein gives rise to the protein MRRLLLTLLLLGSGLVHAGELPETDWLELMPKSDQKALEEMPEIDHNSPEAQGTFTAKGGLKQSKGLPAVMYSTKTVAAMNGKNIRIGGYPVPLETDAKGRSTLFFLVPYPGACIHVPPPPPNQLVLVRYPKGLKLDDIYTPLWVTGTLKVEKVNNDLADAAYALDAGKVRAVKESDL
- a CDS encoding D-hexose-6-phosphate mutarotase, translating into MSTPNVETVKLDELNAWRIRHNGAELVVAQQGAHIVSYQRAGEKPIIWPNDQVVYKKGKGIRTGVPVCWPWFGVFDRNPQSVKAMYQGDEPAGAHGFVRTADWMLAGVEAEGTALRVELELPVPEGGFPGWPHLVDLKMSILLDDQLHIRLTSHNRGTETVSLSQALHSYFAVSDVRNVQVDGLDGRTYIDTADGWTHKQQSGLLHFTAETDRIYLDTPAQLNIIDKDWQRRVQLTSTGSRSTVIWNPWTERAKAFSDMADDGWQGMLCIETANVLDDAVTLAPGESHTLGVSIAGIAL
- a CDS encoding acyl-CoA thioesterase translates to MIELEQEDPIPQGDLALQITALPRETNGFGDIFGGWLVAQMDLAGTAMASKVAGGRVATVAIDRMAFLVPVAVGAQLSFYTQALEIGRSSIQMMVEVWSDDPLSSEWRKVTEAVFVFVAIDGSGRTRSVPSRAR
- a CDS encoding MFS transporter — translated: MSSVPASSAQPSRPLTRNDYKTLSLSALGGALEFYDFIIFVFFATVVGKLFFPAEMPEWLRMMQTFGIFAAGYLARPLGGIIMAHFGDLLGRKKMFTLSIFMMAVPTLIMGLLPTYAQIGLWAPILLLLMRVIQGAAIGGEVPGAWVFVSEHVPPRHIGYACGTLTSGLTAGILLGSLVATAINTLYSPEQVSDYAWRIPFLLGGVFGLLSVYLRRWLHETPIFAEMQQRKTLAAELPLRAVLRDHRGAIVLSMLLTWLLSAGVVVVILMTPTVLQTVYHFSPTVALQANSLAIVTLSLGCIASGALADRFSAGRVLIIGCALLLATSWTLYHSLMAHPDWLFPLYALTGLFVGTIGVVPYVMVKAFPPVVRFSGLSFSYNVAYAVFGGLTPLAVSLLMKESPMGPAYYVAVLCVMGMAVGGYLWKRGR